GAGAGCGTGCGATACAGAATAATAAAAGAAGTAGAGACTGGTGATAGAGAGGTACAGACTTACCAACGTCGACAGGAGAACGACTTCGCGTTCCCAGGCGCCTATTCTCTGCCACAGCGTAGGAGCTAAACCCCACTCTGCACAGCCTGTCACGGGCCCATCGCATGGTGCGAAGCAGTGGTAGACGCGCGTTACAGCAGTGTGCCGACTCGGTCATCGGAGCACGACCTCCGCCTCGAACTCTACCCCGCCACCCCCGCTTCGTAGGCAGCCCCAACAGTAGGCGACGAGAGCCGGATGAGATGTcttcgagtcacgctggaCGCTCTGCTTATCATATGGGTGGCACACGGGCGTGTCCACGGTggcaggccgctccgaccCGGCGGTTTTCAGGACCTGACCGTCGACATCAGCGGCGATAAATTGCTGTACTCACTACACCGCAGGCTCTTGGCCTTGCCCCCCACCACaagtggctcggcatcggcagggggagagagaggtggtgtggAAGGCGAGGGGACTCGGTTTGTGCTTTTATTGGCCCTTTTTCATTGCCGCAGTCTTGCTCCTCGCGGTATCGGCGATACCATTCTGCTTCGCCGCAGCCGAGTGTGGCGGGGTCGGCTTCAGGTAGTTATCGTAGAAGAGCTTGCTGAAGAGGATGAGGTAGGAGACATACATCATGAAGCCTAGCCGCGCATTTTCCGCATTCGAGTCGCAGCGCTTATCCGTGAAGTACAGGATGTACAGCGTCACCGCCTGTACGATCGCGCCGATCACCATCTGCATAATCTGGAGAACGGTGATGAGTGGCGCGATGGGGCGTACGTACTTGCGGTAGCCGCAGACACAGAGGAAGTAGTAGAGGTACATGACAGAGTGCACAGCGTAGTTCATGCCGGCGAACACGAGGCCAGCTGAGATATTGTAGATGTAACCGTGCCAGCAGTACAGCATGACGGTGACGTGGTGGTACCAGTGCAGGAAGATGACGGGCTTCTTCTGAAAGACGAGGAAGGCGGTGTCGAGCATCTCAGGAATCTTGCTGAGGATGAAGAGGCAGACGAAGGCGCCGACGGGGCCATCGTAGAGGATGTTGCTGTTCCAGTGGCAAAACGCGTTGTACGCGCCACCTTT
Above is a genomic segment from Leishmania panamensis strain MHOM/PA/94/PSC-1 chromosome 14 sequence containing:
- a CDS encoding fatty acid elongase, putative (TriTrypDB/GeneDB-style sysID: LpmP.14.0680) produces the protein MCQTLDSFKGDNVSQWMANHLEVPVLIVGLYMVMVLYIPDAYMKNREPFDLRQLNKAWNLLLTVFSFCGSYYCLPQLYRTIFVPEFTIYDYTTGDMIPWKGGAYNAFCHWNSNILYDGPVGAFVCLFILSKIPEMLDTAFLVFQKKPVIFLHWYHHVTVMLYCWHGYIYNISAGLVFAGMNYAVHSVMYLYYFLCVCGYRKYVRPIAPLITVLQIMQMVIGAIVQAVTLYILYFTDKRCDSNAENARLGFMMYVSYLILFSKLFYDNYLKPTPPHSAAAKQNGIADTARSKTAAMKKGQ